A stretch of [Clostridium] scindens DNA encodes these proteins:
- a CDS encoding SDR family NAD(P)-dependent oxidoreductase — protein sequence MKDYLGFKGKVCVVSGARTGVGKAAAEILVDLGAKVYAAGRNRGEIEGIEKFVIMDLCSKESIDKAFKEFPEKIDCFIGCAGLFGDVNDFMSVTITNFVSNKYIIQEYLSKRIVDKGTIGFVTSNNGTHWEQERFRKECQATIEAEGWEGTIQQLIDSGLSQKTGMDGYNFSKRCMNNFLTRTAHDLSKRNVRVNYVLPGPIDTKMLHACMDNAGAPVESLLNSVLENADHICAPEEVAAPLIAMCSNMMTYVTGAGIYTDFGLDSYIRLGLIEDRVAGQYEPLI from the coding sequence ATGAAAGATTATCTAGGTTTTAAAGGAAAGGTATGCGTTGTATCTGGAGCAAGAACAGGTGTAGGAAAAGCGGCTGCGGAAATTCTTGTTGATCTTGGAGCGAAGGTATACGCGGCAGGCAGAAACAGGGGGGAGATTGAGGGGATTGAGAAATTTGTCATTATGGACTTATGCAGTAAAGAGTCAATTGACAAAGCGTTTAAAGAATTCCCGGAGAAGATTGACTGTTTTATCGGCTGCGCTGGATTATTTGGGGATGTAAATGATTTTATGTCTGTAACTATCACGAATTTTGTCTCGAATAAATACATAATCCAGGAATATTTAAGTAAGCGTATTGTCGACAAAGGTACGATTGGTTTTGTAACATCTAATAACGGGACGCACTGGGAGCAGGAAAGATTTAGAAAAGAGTGTCAGGCAACCATTGAGGCAGAGGGCTGGGAAGGAACGATACAGCAGCTTATCGATTCCGGATTAAGCCAGAAAACAGGGATGGATGGGTATAATTTTTCTAAAAGGTGCATGAACAATTTTCTGACCAGGACTGCCCATGATCTAAGCAAGCGTAATGTCAGGGTCAATTATGTCCTGCCTGGCCCCATTGATACCAAAATGCTTCATGCGTGTATGGATAATGCGGGAGCGCCAGTGGAAAGCCTGCTGAATTCAGTGCTGGAAAACGCTGACCATATCTGCGCGCCAGAGGAGGTTGCGGCTCCATTGATCGCTATGTGCTCAAATATGATGACCTATGTAACAGGGGCGGGGATATATACGGATTTTGGCCTGGATTCCTATATCCGGCTTGGACTTATAGAAGACCGGGTTGCCGGACAATATGAACCGTTGATATAA
- a CDS encoding MFS transporter has protein sequence MTNKTRAWLTWLGLAIVGSLMGVAYGAPTLLYETILENTGCTPTQFGFIFSAMGISLLIGSLLVGKAIEINSKAFSMAGSLCALILYAAIGLSNSIFVIIVAGFLYGLIFQFCGNSLLSAMCARWFNIGRGKVVSIAFVLQALASVILNPILAKLVVAIGGKAAALLLGIVFSGVSFFLLAFAVSRFPEHYNMKAIDLGKNMKEEKISEEKEAEGYECSLPVLKIIMTPAFLLLAVSVFLMSMGSNIYFSNSTMIFQSFGLDYESAALAMSIYGIAGMAISFLSGVIIDKLGPKKGLSIFFGLAAAVCLACPLLKGWTGAVIFAVFIPCCSVWNMIAAMALPKMFGVKRSASLMGYINFCGSLCSIIIGPIATGLYGMTGSYVTPVVITGAGIAIATVFVWISLGDKMAAGVRRRDEMFRIRKNAN, from the coding sequence ATGACGAATAAGACAAGAGCTTGGCTTACATGGCTTGGCCTGGCGATAGTAGGGAGTTTAATGGGGGTTGCATATGGCGCTCCTACGTTGCTGTATGAGACTATACTGGAAAATACCGGGTGCACGCCGACGCAGTTTGGATTTATTTTTTCAGCAATGGGAATTAGCTTATTGATAGGCAGCCTGTTAGTGGGGAAAGCGATTGAGATAAATAGCAAAGCGTTTTCTATGGCAGGCTCGCTTTGCGCATTAATTCTTTATGCGGCAATTGGGCTAAGCAATAGTATTTTTGTAATTATTGTTGCGGGATTTTTGTATGGATTAATCTTCCAGTTTTGCGGAAATTCATTGCTGAGTGCCATGTGCGCGAGATGGTTCAATATAGGCAGGGGGAAAGTCGTATCTATTGCATTTGTATTGCAGGCATTAGCGAGCGTTATACTGAATCCTATTTTGGCAAAACTGGTAGTAGCGATAGGAGGAAAGGCAGCGGCCCTGCTATTAGGAATTGTATTTTCGGGAGTATCCTTTTTCCTCCTGGCATTTGCGGTGAGCAGATTCCCGGAACATTATAATATGAAAGCGATTGATCTCGGGAAAAATATGAAGGAAGAAAAGATATCAGAAGAAAAAGAAGCAGAAGGATACGAGTGTTCTTTGCCAGTGTTAAAAATCATTATGACACCCGCGTTTTTACTGCTTGCGGTCAGTGTATTCCTTATGTCTATGGGCTCAAATATTTATTTTAGCAATTCAACCATGATCTTCCAAAGTTTTGGACTGGATTATGAAAGCGCTGCTCTGGCAATGTCCATATATGGAATCGCGGGCATGGCCATTAGTTTTTTGAGCGGCGTGATCATTGATAAGCTTGGGCCGAAGAAAGGGTTATCAATATTTTTTGGGCTTGCGGCAGCAGTCTGCCTTGCGTGTCCGTTATTAAAGGGTTGGACAGGCGCTGTGATTTTTGCTGTATTTATCCCCTGCTGCTCGGTTTGGAATATGATTGCCGCTATGGCGCTGCCAAAGATGTTTGGCGTAAAAAGAAGCGCTTCGCTTATGGGCTATATTAATTTCTGCGGAAGCCTGTGCTCGATCATTATCGGACCGATAGCCACCGGACTTTATGGGATGACAGGCTCATATGTAACGCCTGTCGTTATTACCGGAGCAGGCATAGCGATTGCTACAGTATTTGTATGGATTTCCTTAGGAGATAAGATGGCTGCAGGCGTGCGCAGGCGGGATGAGATGTTTCGGATTAGGAAGAACGCTAATTAA
- a CDS encoding TetR/AcrR family transcriptional regulator C-terminal domain-containing protein, whose product MALKVDTRRILAESLENLLEKRELKDITVNEIVGNCGAARSTFYHHFKDKYDLANWIYEDFLTGYLNTQEHVDMDYYSMQLEPLEFIYSKKTFFSKICKYKGQNCFYEFVFQITQKRAVEMARRIQKTDNLPEEILIAIDYMSSGHAYLLNKWVVQGFFIKPDKMAQYLLENTAPGIERICRVEEL is encoded by the coding sequence ATGGCTTTAAAAGTTGATACCAGGAGAATACTGGCTGAGTCATTGGAAAATTTATTAGAGAAGAGGGAATTGAAGGATATAACGGTTAATGAGATCGTAGGGAACTGCGGGGCCGCAAGAAGTACGTTTTATCATCATTTTAAAGATAAATACGATCTTGCGAACTGGATATACGAGGATTTCCTGACCGGATATCTGAATACGCAGGAGCACGTGGATATGGATTACTATTCCATGCAATTGGAGCCATTAGAATTCATCTATTCAAAGAAAACTTTCTTTTCGAAGATCTGTAAATATAAGGGCCAGAACTGCTTTTATGAATTTGTGTTTCAGATCACGCAAAAAAGAGCGGTTGAAATGGCCAGGAGAATTCAAAAAACGGATAATCTCCCGGAGGAAATCCTGATAGCAATAGATTATATGTCATCGGGGCATGCCTATCTGCTCAACAAATGGGTGGTGCAGGGATTTTTTATCAAGCCGGATAAGATGGCGCAGTATCTGCTAGAGAATACGGCGCCTGGTATTGAACGCATCTGCAGGGTGGAAGAGTTATAA
- a CDS encoding NAD(P)/FAD-dependent oxidoreductase, whose amino-acid sequence MEFKSIFTPLKIGNMVLKNRLVIPGMGNNLGSEDGAGDMTPKAQAYYAERAKGGYGLIMTEVVRVTEDGNSIPQEISIYDDKFIPGLRKMVEEVHQYGSKICAQLHHAGREAERSQKAPSPIKMSSSPFFKSVAPKELTTQECWELIHAFSDAAVRAKKAGFDCVELHGGHQYLIAQFLSPYTNKRTDEFGGNTDNRARFLTEIIKEIKEKCGDYPVIVRISGDERAYGGRTPLQSAVLARIIEAAGADALNISVGNGATNATVAPPSYPMGHILDDASRVKKAVSIPVIGVGRVHDPYMIDAAIDEGWVDAVAVGRQSIADPYFPNKLLAGHPEEVCPCVSCLQGCVGRLNDPDYLDINCLMNPFVSREHEWKIEEAGQKKKIVVIGAGAAGMQYAQIAAQRGHEVIIFEKNDRVGGQVLLAAMPPSKQAFCSAIRYWETMCRKYDVEIRLNTTATVELINAENPDVVVIATGSLSAHPPFKGLEEHAVMDAREVLIGKVTPEHKSMVIGGGLVGCELASMLAEQGHEITIVEMGDHLLPELALWQQWAQQDLLEFVTEKCKIQTSSKVMEVLKDGVVLECNGEQLTLDGYGSVILACGAKPLNVFSDKLGDIPEVQVIGDAVKVSKIIDAVEEATRYALYV is encoded by the coding sequence ATGGAGTTTAAATCAATTTTTACCCCGTTGAAAATCGGGAACATGGTACTTAAGAATCGCCTGGTTATACCTGGAATGGGAAACAATCTTGGCTCAGAAGACGGGGCTGGAGATATGACGCCAAAGGCACAGGCATATTATGCAGAAAGAGCAAAGGGCGGGTATGGGCTCATCATGACAGAGGTTGTCCGTGTAACAGAGGACGGCAATTCCATACCACAGGAAATTAGTATTTATGACGATAAGTTCATTCCTGGCTTAAGAAAGATGGTGGAAGAAGTACATCAATATGGCAGTAAAATCTGCGCGCAGCTTCATCACGCTGGACGTGAAGCAGAAAGAAGCCAGAAAGCACCTTCCCCGATTAAGATGTCTTCTTCGCCATTCTTCAAATCTGTGGCACCTAAGGAACTGACAACACAAGAATGCTGGGAACTGATACATGCATTCAGCGATGCCGCCGTACGCGCTAAGAAAGCCGGATTTGACTGCGTAGAGCTTCATGGTGGCCATCAGTATCTGATCGCACAGTTTCTCTCGCCTTATACAAATAAGAGAACAGACGAATTTGGCGGAAATACGGATAACCGGGCTCGATTCCTTACAGAGATCATCAAGGAGATCAAAGAAAAATGTGGAGATTACCCGGTGATCGTACGTATCAGCGGAGATGAACGGGCATACGGAGGGCGCACGCCGCTTCAGAGCGCGGTACTTGCAAGAATTATTGAGGCAGCAGGCGCCGATGCCCTTAATATCAGCGTAGGGAATGGAGCAACCAATGCAACGGTGGCACCGCCTTCCTACCCCATGGGCCATATTCTTGATGATGCCTCAAGAGTAAAGAAGGCAGTATCAATACCAGTAATTGGAGTAGGACGTGTCCATGATCCCTATATGATTGACGCGGCAATTGACGAAGGATGGGTAGATGCCGTGGCAGTAGGCCGCCAGTCTATCGCTGATCCATACTTCCCGAATAAACTTCTGGCCGGGCATCCGGAAGAGGTATGCCCCTGCGTATCCTGCCTTCAGGGCTGCGTGGGCAGATTAAATGATCCAGATTACCTTGACATTAACTGCCTGATGAACCCATTTGTATCCCGGGAGCATGAATGGAAGATCGAAGAAGCAGGACAAAAGAAAAAAATCGTCGTTATCGGCGCGGGGGCGGCAGGTATGCAGTATGCCCAGATTGCGGCGCAGAGGGGACATGAAGTTATTATTTTTGAAAAGAATGATCGTGTTGGAGGACAGGTTCTTCTGGCGGCTATGCCACCGTCTAAGCAGGCATTTTGCTCGGCAATCCGTTACTGGGAAACGATGTGTCGAAAGTACGATGTTGAGATCAGATTAAATACGACTGCGACAGTAGAATTAATAAATGCGGAGAATCCTGATGTCGTGGTCATCGCAACCGGATCTTTGTCTGCCCATCCTCCGTTCAAGGGGCTTGAAGAACATGCGGTTATGGATGCAAGAGAGGTTCTTATAGGCAAAGTCACTCCAGAACATAAGTCAATGGTTATCGGCGGCGGCCTAGTAGGATGCGAGCTGGCATCCATGCTGGCAGAACAGGGACATGAGATTACGATCGTGGAAATGGGAGACCATCTGCTGCCGGAACTTGCGCTGTGGCAGCAATGGGCACAGCAGGATCTGCTGGAGTTTGTAACCGAAAAGTGCAAGATCCAGACTAGTTCTAAGGTGATGGAAGTATTAAAGGATGGTGTCGTCTTAGAATGCAATGGAGAACAACTGACTCTGGACGGCTATGGCAGCGTGATACTTGCGTGTGGCGCAAAGCCGCTGAATGTATTCTCTGATAAGCTGGGGGATATTCCTGAAGTCCAGGTCATCGGGGATGCTGTGAAAGTGAGCAAGATCATTGATGCGGTTGAAGAAGCGACGAGATATGCGCTCTATGTATAA
- a CDS encoding MFS transporter, translating to MGNFIAAGILKKGWNAAIVGLAYSMRLIPSAISPLVGIILARFGPRRTIFWTTLLTSIIVIICGYFDSAWGFVFGFGLAVGVSMYFNDNLACTTVINNWWENRRGQMSSMLMTFSYAGGVIFPLIIAWMLRTFEWKTTMWLCGLLLFCITALPQFFWMKDRPAEMGLKIEEGLKPKQLKKKKRITNEPADEPEDWDVKSALKTPQIWILGILYGFICTPFIVVMNYSITHLEMNGMGGMQATYFISGLSVTTFIFTLFIGTIVDYLGVKKSFILAFLMGAVGIISIVFVNCSYLTWIIPLICCPFPMSMGLPIVTTAVGDYYGKKNFSIIWGFALPLTTLATIGISPLVGIMLAHFNSLTLAFVAASLHQLVGIVLVLFLKKPVGQRCQ from the coding sequence ATGGGGAATTTTATTGCCGCGGGCATTCTGAAGAAAGGGTGGAATGCAGCAATTGTAGGCCTGGCATATTCTATGCGGCTTATTCCTTCTGCAATATCTCCGCTCGTAGGCATTATACTGGCCAGGTTTGGCCCCCGGCGGACTATTTTTTGGACAACATTATTAACTTCTATAATTGTTATTATATGCGGATACTTTGATTCAGCATGGGGATTCGTATTTGGATTTGGCCTGGCTGTTGGCGTATCAATGTATTTTAATGATAATCTTGCCTGTACTACAGTAATCAATAATTGGTGGGAAAACAGAAGAGGCCAGATGAGCAGTATGTTAATGACGTTTTCATATGCAGGAGGAGTTATCTTTCCTCTTATAATCGCCTGGATGTTAAGGACTTTTGAGTGGAAGACCACAATGTGGCTTTGCGGGCTTCTTCTTTTCTGTATAACAGCCCTTCCGCAGTTTTTCTGGATGAAAGATCGCCCGGCAGAAATGGGATTAAAAATTGAAGAAGGCCTGAAGCCAAAGCAATTGAAGAAAAAGAAGCGGATAACGAATGAGCCGGCGGACGAGCCGGAAGATTGGGATGTGAAATCGGCTCTTAAGACTCCGCAGATATGGATTCTTGGAATTTTGTATGGATTCATCTGTACGCCATTTATTGTAGTTATGAATTATTCCATCACTCATCTTGAAATGAATGGGATGGGAGGAATGCAGGCCACTTATTTTATATCGGGCCTGAGTGTTACGACGTTTATTTTCACGCTGTTTATCGGGACCATTGTTGACTATCTTGGGGTAAAGAAAAGTTTTATACTCGCGTTTTTAATGGGGGCGGTTGGAATTATAAGCATAGTATTTGTAAACTGCAGTTATCTTACCTGGATTATCCCTTTGATATGCTGTCCATTTCCGATGAGTATGGGGCTGCCTATCGTGACTACTGCTGTTGGCGATTATTATGGCAAAAAGAATTTTTCGATAATATGGGGATTTGCGCTGCCGCTTACTACGCTTGCAACGATTGGAATATCACCATTAGTAGGCATTATGCTGGCTCATTTTAATTCGTTGACGCTGGCGTTTGTGGCAGCTTCGCTTCATCAGCTAGTAGGAATTGTCCTCGTGCTTTTTCTGAAGAAGCCGGTTGGGCAACGCTGCCAATAA
- a CDS encoding MarR family winged helix-turn-helix transcriptional regulator yields the protein MENTFGNELREFNCLYKEVDEIYHEIALKMGISDSGFIILYALAELGDGCLQKDIAKIYYISKQTVNSSISNLKKNGYVCLRPGKGRDMHICLTPRGEELIREKIVPVIEAENSTFAAMTQKESRELIRLTRKYASLLREKAEQIL from the coding sequence ATGGAAAATACGTTTGGAAATGAATTGAGAGAGTTTAACTGCCTTTATAAAGAAGTGGATGAGATATATCATGAGATAGCCTTGAAGATGGGAATATCGGACAGCGGATTTATTATACTGTACGCTTTGGCGGAACTGGGAGACGGGTGCCTGCAAAAAGATATTGCGAAGATTTATTATATCAGCAAGCAGACGGTCAATTCTTCCATCAGCAATCTTAAGAAGAATGGGTATGTATGCCTCCGTCCGGGAAAAGGCCGCGATATGCATATCTGCCTGACGCCTCGAGGCGAGGAACTGATCCGGGAAAAGATTGTTCCGGTAATAGAAGCGGAAAACAGTACATTTGCCGCTATGACCCAAAAAGAAAGCAGGGAACTGATCAGGCTGACCAGGAAGTATGCTTCTCTTTTACGGGAAAAAGCGGAACAAATATTATGA